Proteins encoded together in one Pectinophora gossypiella chromosome 20, ilPecGoss1.1, whole genome shotgun sequence window:
- the LOC126376163 gene encoding peregrin isoform X3 has translation MGLDFDVLEFCKKLRQNRPPPYQCPLEKCDKVYKSLCGLQYHLVNYDHDNPTPATPSVVHRKKGWRTRAPVPTGDIALQSPPKEALTFAEAQKVVQFEIDGKISRIPIDQPLPIMSLEEWEKKNAGLEKPIPFVEPLPEPHVKLPEASFKLIPDYNERVCDAPPRPNAYIRFIEKSAEELDGEVEYDVDEEDTAWLTLMNKNRAKQGLPAVSVDTLELLMDRLEKESYFQASQSGQQTAATVDEDAVCCICMDGECQNTNVILFCDMCNLAVHQDCYGVPYIPEGQWLCRRCLQSPSRLVNCVLCPNTGGAFKQTDQSTWAHVVCALWIPEVRFANTVFLEPIDSIEMIPAARWKLQCMVCKQRGAGACIQCHKSNCYSAFHVTCAQQAGLYMKMEAAGAGRDPSQPVQVAKMAYCDAHTPAHVLQERRAQESEGDSKSTDLTAIRQKGREKIKQARRVLAMKRTWAPVVLVPTLPAARVAQVAALASGPPAARAHLMKRLLAYWTLKRHARNGVPLLRRLQSRPTQHGTRGIQDGTVNVRELCNQLKYWQRIRQDLERARLLCELVRKRERLKAEYTRVWERCVLHSLRPARAALHKLLLLLRGKDASDIFCEPVDLLEVPDYSSVVKHPMDLSTMGKKLDRGAYSTIDDVEADFNLMIDNCLTYNNKDTVFYKAGIKMREQCLPIFRQARRDVIAAGMTELAGNGDSSLSPERRRRSPSRGRRSPSQKRSPSRSRRSPSKKRSPSRSRRSPSRNRRSPSRNRRSPSRSARSPSRPRRSPSRLRRSPSRKRSPSRVRRSPSRKRSPLMNRRSQSRGRHTSTDSDRTAASDINSERGLSVARSVRRQPSVRGDTDDDDTRDNSPAVSVSGRGRTWARGRGRGRGRRGRRGRGRTLHTASRLLHDNETPTSGSETPVPTRSMDRHKLATPTPDKSPTKLTDSTTPGLGLMGGLRKPTLLVAQPSLATPPKSFGSDDGATSSKASLPTLSASLGRSLEGSPKKKGRGRPRKHDKDKSSPDLFRTIQNEGKSVSTPVPASFLQYRGPPGEAGSDSDLALSRSSSSTSAWSQSCSSCTHYDDDNSCSLSSSDQSSYNSPLDSPLSGSGPERRRRSRRAAARSDHSDLDAPATPAKRLPVVSGADHRPKNPKRLHVQRRAPARASARRAQPQEEPVARTDTVPRAVLRRKKNVAVAPAKQTGAARNRKKHRSSEADRVAQADGQESCEEGV, from the exons ATGGGTTTGGATTTTGACGTGTTAGAGTTTTGTAAAAAACTGCGCCAAAACCGGCCTCCGCCGTACCAGTGCCCCTTAGAGAAGTGCGATAAAGTGTATAAAAGCTTATGCGGGCTTCAGTATCATCTGGTTAATTATGATCATGACAACCCGACCCCCGCAACGCCTTCAGTCGTCCACAGAAAGAAAGGCTGGAGAACTAGGGCTCCAGTGCCTACCGGGGACATTGCACTGCAAAGTCCACCAAAGGAGGCGCTTACCTTCGCGGAGGCCCAGAAAGTGGTACAGTTCGAAATAGACGGGAAGATCAGTAGGATCCCGATAGACCAGCCCCTGCCTATAATGTCGTTGGAAGAGTGGGAAAAGAAGAATGCGGGGCTGGAGAAGCCGATCCCGTTCGTGGAGCCTCTGCCAGAGCCCCATGTCAAGCTGCCTGAAGCTAGTTTTAAG CTGATCCCAGACTACAATGAGCGAGTGTGTGATGCACCTCCACGTCCCAATGCCTACATCCGCTTCATAGAGAAGTCAGCTGAGGAGCTGGATGGAGAAGTGGAGTATGACGTGGACGAAGAGGATACGGCTTGGTTGACTCTCATGAATAAGAACCGTGCTAAGCAAGGGCTGCCTGCAGTATCCGTTGATACACTGGAGCTGTTGATGGATAGGCTCGAAAAGGAGTCTTATTTCCAG GCATCTCAAAGTGGTCAACAGACAGCAGCCACTGTGGACGAGGATGCGGTGTGCTGCATCTGCATGGACGGAGAATGCCAGAACACCAACGTCATTCTCTTCTGTGACATGTGCAACCTTGCCGTGCACCAGGATTGCTATGGG GTCCCATATATCCCAGAGGGTCAGTGGTTGTGCAGGCGATGTCTCCAATCGCCATCGCGACTGGTCAACTGTGTGCTATGTCCCAATACTGGAG GAGCATTCAAGCAGACCGACCAGAGCACATGGGCGCACGTGGTCTGCGCTCTGTGGATACCTGAAGTGAGGTTCGCCAACACAGTATTCTTGGAACCTATAG ACTCGATCGAGATGATCCCAGCGGCGCGGTGGAAGCTGCAGTGTATGGTGTGCAAgcagcgcggcgccggcgcatgtATCCAGTGCCACAAGTCCAACTGCTACTCCGCCTTCCACGTCACCTGCGCGCAGCAGGCTGG CTTGTACATGAAGATGGAGGCAGCGGGCGCAGGCCGCGACCCCAGTCAGCCCGTGCAAGTTGCCAAGATGGCGTACTGCGACGCTCACACGCCCGCGCACGTGCTACAG GAAAGGCGAGCACAGGAATCCGAGGGTGATTCGAAAAGCACAGACTTGACAGCTATAAGACAGAAAGGAAGGGAGAAAATTAAACAG gCTCGTCGAGTGCTAGCAATGAAGCGCACATGGGCGCCAGTGGTGCTGGTACCAACATTACCAGCTGCTAGAGTGGCGCAGGTGGCAGCCCTGGCAAGTGGCCCGCCGGCTGCGCGTGCGCATCTTATGAAGCGGCTGCTCGCGTACTGGACGCTCAAGAGGCATGCGCGGAACGGCGTGCCGCTGTTACGGCGGTTGCAGAGCCGGCCTACGCAGCATG GTACGCGAGGCATACAAGACGGCACAGTGAACGTACGGGAACTGTGCAACCAGCTGAAATACTGGCAGCGGATACGACAGGACTTGGAGAGGGCTCG GCTGCTATGCGAGCTGGTCCGCAAACGCGAGCGCCTGAAGGCGGAGTACACGCGCGTGTGGGAGCGCTGCGTGCTGCACTCGCTGCGGCCGGCGCGCGCCGCCCTGCAcaagctgctgctgctgctgcgcGGCAAGGACGCCAGCGACATCTTCTGCGAGCCCGTTGACCTGCTAGAg GTGCCAGACTACAGCAGCGTGGTGAAGCACCCGATGGACCTGAGCACGATGGGAAAGAAGCTCGACCGCGGCGCGTACTCCACCATCGACGACGTCGAGGCAGACTTCAACCTCATGATCGACAACTGTCTCACTTACAACAACAAGGACACTGTGTTTTACAA GGCCGGAATAAAAATGCGCGAGCAATGTCTACCCATCTTCCGCCAAGCGCGTCGTGACGTCATCGCGGCCGGTATGACAGAGTTGGCGGGTAATGGAGACTCGTCCCTAAGCCCGGAGCGCCGCCGCAGAAGCCCCTCCCGCGGTCGACGGAGCCCCTCGCAGAAACGAAGCCCCTCTCGAAGCCGAAGGAGTCCCTCTAAGAAACGGAGTCCATCTAGAAGTAGGAGAAGCCCGTCGAGGAACCGACGAAGTCCTTCGCGAAATAG ACGAAGCCCATCAAGGAGCGCCCGTAGCCCCTCCCGACCGCGACGCAGCCCGTCAAGACTCCGCCGCAGTCCCTCGCGCAAACGGAGTCCGTCTCGAGTCCGCAGGAGTCCCTCGCGCAAACGGAGCCCGCTGATGAACAGACGAAGCCAGTCGCGCGGAAGGCACACCAGCACAGACAGCGATAGAACTGCAG CTTCAGACATTAACAGCGAGCGCGGCCTGTCCGTGGCGCGCAGCGTGCGGCGGCAGCCCAGCGTGCGCGGAGACACGGATGACGACGACACG CGCGACAACTCGCCAGCGGTGTCTGTGTCGGGCCGCGGGCGCACGTGGGCCCGCGGGCGGGGGCGGGGCcgcgggcggcgggggcggcgcggcCGCGGGCGCACGCTGCACACTGCTTCCAGGCTACTACACGATAATG AAACCCCCACATCCGGGTCGGAGACTCCGGTGCCCACGCGCAGCATGGATCGACACAAGCTGGCCACGCCCACTCCTGACAAGTCTCCCACCAAGCTCACAGACAGTACCACTCCAG GTTTAGGGCTAATGGGTGGTCTACGTAAGCCCACGTTGCTGGTGGCTCAGCCATCTCTCGCGACGCCGCCAAAAAGCTTCGGATCCGACG ATGGCGCAACTTCGAGCAAAG CGTCTCTGCCGACACTATCCGCCAGCTTGGGCCGTAGTCTGGAAGGCTCGCCGAAGAAAAAGGGACGCGGCCGCCCGCGCAAGCATGATAAGGACAAATCTTCACCTGATCTTTTTAG AACAATCCAAAACGAGGGTAAATCGGTGTCGACACCGGTACCGGCGTCCTTCCTGCAGTACCGCGGGCCGCCGGGCGAGGCGGGTTCCGACAGCGACCTAGCGCTGTCCCGCTCCTCGAGCTCAACCTCCGCGTGGTCGCAGTCCTGCTCCTCCTGCACGCACTACGACGACGACAACTCGTGTAGCCTCAGCTCCTCCGACCA GTCGAGCTACAACTCGCCGCTGGACTCGCCACTGTCGGGCAGCGGGCCggagcgccgccgccgctcgcgccgcgccgccgcgcgctccGACCACTCCGACCTGGACGCGCCCGCCACACCCGCCAAG
- the LOC126376169 gene encoding uncharacterized protein LOC126376169 produces the protein MDVYGYPSYQYNQSDELTKQILAQQALASSVPYNRTIPEPHIMPPPSGAPWNVETVPWGMSSPPQIVQFSARPDDGKLPPVIHCKRKSMDLEPVIPAKQFITEEKMAAHLSGLHISSDYTSHSLSSSSMAQETMDLAMDGTSSGTSPGTSSLITEKLKGHKIVLSEEVKKLRDEPLLPASLIERLEKPRMSLVVWKPKEDILEKIKEEKKEDDKDLNGNDESVKRNGLLVPELPAMDVEM, from the exons ATGGATGTGTACGGGTATCCTTCGTATCAGTACAACCAGTCAGACGAGCTGACGAAACAGATATTGGCGCAACAGGCTCTGGCCTCGTCTGTGCCCTATAATCGTACAATTCCGGAGCCCCACATCATGCCTCCGCCTTCAGGGGCACCATGGAACGTGGAGACAGTGCCGTGGGGCATGTCTTCGCCCCCTCAAATCGTGCAGTTCTCAGCCCGACCAGACGACGGTAAACTACCACCAGTCATTCATTGCAAAAGAAAGAGTATGGATCTAGAACCAGTcat CCCGGCAAAACAATTCATCACCGAAGAAAAGATGGCTGCTCATCTCAGTGGTCTACACATATCATCAGACTACACATCACACtctctatcatcatcatcaatggcACAAGAAACTATGGACCTTGCAATGGATGGAACTTCATCTGGGACTTCACCAGGAACTTCGTCTCTGATCACGGAGAAACTAAAAGGACATAAGATTGTGCTCTCCGAAGAAGTGAAGAAGCTAAGAGATGAACCTTTGTTGCCTGCTTCTCTTATTGAAAG GTTAGAAAAACCCAGAATGTCTCTAGTGGTCTGGAAGCCAAAAGAAGATATTCTAGAAAAGATTAAAGAGGAGAAAAAGGAAGATGACAAAGACTTAAACGGAAATGACGAGTCCGTTAAGAGAAACGGTCTACTGGTGCCAGAGCTACCTGCGATGGACGTTGAGATGTGA
- the LOC126376165 gene encoding calcium release-activated calcium channel protein 1-like isoform X7, translating to MVTRTSATTVLLSPGYLQSPCQCNQSIKSVSEVALTMPTSPAWNEEAAANNSPDGLSWRRLHMSRAKLKATATTSELLSGFAMVAMVELQINEPTNVPEWLFVMFAVCTTVLVAVHIFALMISTYLLPNIDAVSKMETPGGPTRALRDSPHERMRGFIELAWAFSTVLGLFLFLVEIAILCWVKFWDYSFAAATAATVIVIPVLIVFVAFAIHFYHSLVVQKCETSVQDIEQLESMKRDLDTATVKVNMF from the exons ATGGTGACCAGAACGAGTGCTACGACAGTGCTGCTCAGCCCAGGGTACCTGCAGAGTCCGTGCCAATGTAACCAGTCTATTAAG AGTGTAAGCGAAGTAGCGCTGACGATGCCGACGTCTCCAGCGTGGAACGAGGAGGCTGCCGCCAACAACTCGCCAGACGGGCTGTCCTGGCGACGGCTGCATATGTCACGCGCCAAGCTCAAAGCTACAGCCACCACCTCCGAACTACTCTCAG GTTTCGCAATGGTAGCGATGGTAGAACTGCAAATAAACGAACCGACGAACGTCCCAGAGTGGTTGTTCGTAATGTTCGCAGTGTGCACCACTGTGCTGGTAGCTGTCCATATCTTCGCTCTGATGATCTCCACGTACCTTCTGCCGAATATAGACGCTGTCAGTAAAATGGAGACGCCTGGAGGGCCGACGAGAGCGCTCCGAGATTCTCCGCATGAACGGATGAGGGGGTTCATCGAGCTCGCTTGGGCGTTTAGTACGGTGCTAG GTCTGTTCCTGTTCCTGGTGGAGATCGCGATCCTCTGCTGGGTCAAGTTCTGGGACTACTCCTTCGCAGCCGCCACGGCAGCCACAGTCATCGTTATACCAG TGCTAATAGTGTTCGTGGCGTTCGCGATCCACTTCTACCACTCGCTGGTGGTGCAGAAGTGCGAGACTTCTGTTCAGGACATAGAGCAGCTAGAGAGCATGAAGCGGGATCTGGACACCGCCACTGTGAAGGTCAACATGTTCTGA